One genomic window of Salvelinus alpinus chromosome 9, SLU_Salpinus.1, whole genome shotgun sequence includes the following:
- the LOC139584668 gene encoding ADP-ribosylation factor 4-like — protein sequence MGLLISSVFTRLFGKKQMRILMVGLDAAGKTTILYKLKLGEIVTTIPTIGFNVETVEYKNICFTVWDVGGQDKIRPLWRHYFQNTQGLIFVVDSNDRERVAESAEELSKMLQEDELREAVLLVFANKQDLPNAMAVSDLTDKLGLQSLRSRVWHVQATCATQGTGLYEGLDWLSNELSKQ from the exons ATGGGGCTCCTAATCTCGTCAGTTTTTACCAGACTGTTCGGCAAGAAACAGATGAGAATACTTATGG TGGGTTTGGATGCTGCAGGGAAAACTACTATCTTGTACAAACTGAAGCTGGGAGAAATAGTGACCACCATTCCAACTAtcg GCTTTAACGTGGAGACAGTGGAGTATAAGAACATCTGCTTCACGGTATGGGATGTGGGTGGTCAGGACAAGATCAGACCCCTCTGGAGACACTACTTCCAGAACACACAG GGTCTGATCTTTGTAGTAGACAGcaacgacagagagagagtggctgaGTCTGCAGAGGAGCTCTCTAAAATG cTCCAGGAGGATGAGTTGAGAGAAGCAGTGTTGCTGGTGTTTGCTAACAAGCAGGACCTTCCCAATGCTATGGCCGTCAGCGACCTTACAGACAAACTGGGACTGCAGAGCCTCCGCAGCAGAGTG TGGCACGTGCAAGCGACCTGTGCGACCCAGGGCACAGGACTGTATGAAGGACTGGACTGGCTTTCCAACGAGCTGTCCAAGCAATAA